In Theileria equi strain WA chromosome 4 map unlocalized gcontig_1105316255033, whole genome shotgun sequence, the following are encoded in one genomic region:
- a CDS encoding hypothetical protein (encoded by transcript BEWA_015690A): MRSIVALYTVVLCICCSLGSCGSNCISQATLLDLESPNDSLCKSFETSIDGVPSKVYTIKPGTDVQRVVYGEKAVWNSEYGVKCTYCVVFTKDKEPRIVLIKTQEVNGSFQRFYWYKASKRWYEYLDCCGCIFKPAGWSKSGEKYKTTMNEIRMTLVPVAQFSLDIGSKKEGDNFKIRSYEKDGVSYRYYTAKDGYQAKKVVDGNTEIWEAGTDQTCYLCELCRVDGELILRIHIKKQDYKALIKCYEKSGSGWSDIDNNTFNTRLEGGEITDVVTPTGHLRRTPNANPTYTEDEDYDDEEEVHMKMT, translated from the coding sequence ATGAGAAGCATTGTGGCTTTATACACTGTAGTACTTTGTATATGCTGCAGTTTAGGTTCCTGTGGAAGTAATTGTATTTCACAGGCCACACTCCTCGATCTGGAGAGTCCGAACGATTCTCTCTGCAAATCCTTTGAAACTTCAATAGACGGAGTTCCCTCTAAAGTTTATACTATAAAGCCAGGAACTGATGTACAAAGAGTTGTCTACGGAGAAAAAGCAGTTTGGAATAGCGAGTATGGTGTCAAGTGTACATACTGCGTAGTATTCACAAAGGATAAGGAACCACGGATTGTACTCATAAAGACACAGGAAGTTAATGGTTCATTCCAACGGTTCTACTGGTACAAAGCATCGAAGAGATGGTATGAGTATCTCGACTGTTGTGGCTGTATTTTCAAGCCAGCGGGATGGAGTAAATCCGGTGAGAAATATAAGACTACGATGAATGAGATACGCATGACCCTTGTTCCTGTAGCTCAGTTTTCACTGGACATTGGTTCCAAGAAAGAAGGTGATAACTTCAAGATCCGTAGTTATGAGAAAGATGGCGTATCGTACCGTTATTACACTGCCAAGGATGGATATCAAGCCAAGAAGGTTGTCGATGGGAACACGGAGATTTGGGAAGCAGGAACTGATCAGACATGTTATCTCTGTGAACTCTGTAGAGTTGACGGTGAATTGATACTAAGAATACACATCAAAAAACAAGATTATAAAGCTTTAATCAAGTGCTATGAAAAAAGTGGCTCAGGATGGTCTGATATTGACAATAACACATTTAATACCAGGCTGGAGGGAGGGGAAATCACAGATGTTGTAACTCCAACGGGGCATTTGCGCAGAACCCCCAATGCAAATCCTACATACacagaggatgaagattaTGACGATGAGGAGGAAGTGCACATGAAAATGACATGA
- a CDS encoding signal peptide containing protein (encoded by transcript BEWA_015700A), translated as MRIACLLCFVTLLRLCSADCNWFSSCVGRNKKKCPSVVNSVDKSTLDISNPDQSIARLNSTDGKYKLYIPKDGNVITKVVDGTLTIWEGQENEGCKYIKVTLNNNQPRHVFIFTKGSVENLKYFDKNGNEWKEGGRPRDSSTDNQTQNSESTKSEKGTNNDNSEHNRSKPESI; from the coding sequence ATGAGAATAGCCTGTTTACTCTGTTTTGTAACTCTGCTTAGACTTTGTAGTGCAGATTGTAATTGGTTTAGTAGTTGCGTTGGAAGAAACAAGAAAAAATGTCCATCGGTTGTAAACAGTGTGGACAAAAGTACAttggatatatcaaatCCGGATCAATCCATAGCTAGATTAAACAGCACTGATGGCAAGTACAAACTCTACATTCCAAAAGATGGGAATGTCATCACCAAAGTTGTTGATGGAACTCTTACAATCTGGGAGGGACAGGAAAATGAAGGCTGCAAATACATAAAAGTGACATTGAATAATAATCAACCTAGACACGTTTTCATATTCACAAAAGGGTCTGTTGAAAATCTAAAGTACTTTGACAAAAACGGTAATGAGTGGAAAGAGGGAGGAAGGCCTAGAGATAGCTCTACCGATAATCAAACGCAAAACTCAGAATCCACAAAATCAGAAAAAGGCACAAATAACGATAATAGTGAGCATAACAGGAGTAAACCAGAGTCCATATAA
- a CDS encoding polyprenyl synthetase family member protein (encoded by transcript BEWA_015710A) — protein MSAFMDKVLSIVNTENEKVNGMIKYIINAPSKLFRPQLGLLLHRFLRTVDDKNEKSSSHGDSLHSSAPDDIYSDSILHLLRAYEIVHVGTLIHDDVLDDSDTRRTLKSIHNIVGTKAAILIGDLMLTRACHSIILLDSKELNIRMANSLENLIKGELMQVKYSENLQEMFESYLRKIFLKTASLIAETCASVAVLRGHGKEIVEKCYQVGLHIGMSFQICDDLLDYNSKSHLLGKPVLNDLSAGLITLPLLFAIPDHKELHGKVKSGLDVETIMPYVSKSLSFERCKHALLLHMTEAHRFLEEIEGSTTLSSEGSAIIRYALDNVTRVKG, from the exons ATGTCTGCTTTTATGGATAAAGTTTTGAGCATTGTGAATACGGAAAATGAAAAAGTCAATGGGATGATAAaatatataataaatgcACCATCAAAACTGTTTAGGCCGCAACTTGGTCTTTTGCTTCATAGATTTTTGAGAACAGTAGATGATAAGAATGAAAAATCGTCCAGTCACGGTGATAGCCTCCATTCGAGCGCACCAGACGATATTTACAGTGATTCAATCTTGCATCTTTTACGAGCATACGAGATTGTACACGTTGGAACATTAATACATGATGATGTTCTTGATGATTCAGATACCAGAAGGACCTTAAAATCTATCCACAACATAGTGGGTACAAAGGCAGCAATACTAATCGGTGATTTAATGCTTACTAGGGCATGTCATTCGATCATTTTATTAGACTCAAAAGAACTTAATATTAGGATGGCAAATTCTTTAGAAAATTTGATCAAGGGAGAATTAATGCAAGTAAAATATTCTGAAAACCTCCAAGAAATGTTTGAATCGTATCTTAGGAAGATATTCCTTAAAACAGCATCTCTTATCGCAGAAACTTGTGCTTCAGTTGCAGTACTCC GAGGACACGGAAAAGAAATCGTAGAAAAGTGCTATCAAGTAGGATTGCACATTGGAATGTCCTTTCAAATTTGTGACGATTTGTTAGATTATAATTCAAAATCGCATCTATTAGGGAAACCAGTTTTAAATGATTTGTCAGCG GGTCTAATAACTCTTCCGCTGCTGTTCGCTATTCCGGATCACAAGGAACTCCATGGTAAAGTAAAGAGTGGGCTAGACGTCGAGACGATAATGCCATATGTAAGTAAAAGCCTTTCATTTGAAAGGTGTAAACATGCCCTGCTGTTACATATGACGGAGGCTCATCGATTTCTTGAAGAAATTGAGGGTTCAACTACGCTCTCTAGTGAAGGGAGTGCAATTATCAGATACGCCTTGGATAACGTAACGAGAGTTAAAGGGTAA
- a CDS encoding hypothetical protein (encoded by transcript BEWA_015720A) → MGTKYSVIDVAKDAENNTPTTYYGRNGYTITLSRKDEPEIDVQNEDKKEKLLNYKFYYHTIPDDWDGWSVYYQLKRVEYNGVAQSGLETRGNLSNYRRVCVIYWLNDQHNLLPLIIGLDSGSVTYFKRGEDVISNTWKWANNIVPPANLSDYQRVLSELNENFKNVVIVNLNAGNGQKYCGHPSKDEFKDPKDNPENCSQNGTSLVTVTVSEIGGGTVPKGFNCLKHSATDTAKIRILSTYHGNSMISFTESIVATEHKCLNAYYTSGSRSGKPLLLELSNGENQGTSTLYTLKNDKWVPPTHSQSDLTKALDQENCMRNNTVVVDLSKKRDKYCCGMNGHNKIQVLQHHTNVPDGYTSYMHLNNGYENNFSFNIHRFKDGEEHMWPGSINKIKSVYAYFCKGDGQIMPLLLYVNKGSGYGKWFKRTSGSNSWIDTDLSSLQSHTPNSPSITKPIEIILREICKELKIGCQHAPEGNTAGGEPPVSSQSTGSGSSTGSGGNSGGSGSPEAQPEEVIPKKPVEDVTTHSGGGGAKAGGPNGGTDEANRQDTAGDGQGPEGASATGSKNGSFIERATDFLKSQDGIITASVTSVITTGGIGGITYSCLKRRKL, encoded by the coding sequence ATGGGTACCAAGTATTCTGTCATAGATGTTGCCAAAGATGCTGAAAATAATACTCCAACCACATACTATGGGAGAAATGGATATACTATAACTCTTTCTAGGAAAGATGAGCCAGAAATAGATGTTCAAAATGAGGACAAGAAAGAGAAACTGTTAAACTATAAATTTTATTACCATACAATTCCAGACGATTGGGATGGATGGTCTGTCTATTATCAACTTAAGAGGGTGGAGTACAATGGTGTTGCACAAAGTGGATTGGAGACAAGGGGTAATCTTAGCAATTATAGGAGGGTCTGTGTAATATACTGGTTAAATGATCAACACAATTTACTTCCATTAATTATTGGTCTTGATTCAGGTAGTGTAACCTATTTTAAACGGGGAGAAGATGTTATCAGTAACACATGGAAATGGGCTAATAATATTGTACCTCCTGCTAATTTATCAGACTACCAGAGAGTGTTATCTGAACTCAATGagaatttcaaaaatgtaGTTATAGTCAATCTCAATGCTGGGAATGGACAGAAGTACTGTGGTCATCCTTCCAAAGATGAATTTAAGGACCCTAAGGACAACCCTGAAAACTGTTCTCAGAATGGAACTTCCCTTGTTACTGTCACTGTTTCAGAGATTGGTGGTGGCACAGTTCCTAAAGGTTTTAATTGTCTTAAACACTCCGCTACTGATACCGCAAAAATAAGAATTTTAAGTACATACCATGGCAACTCTATGATATCATTTACGGAATCAATTGTAGCTACAGAGCATAAATGTCTTAACGCTTATTACACATCAGGGAGTAGGAGTGGTAAGCCTTTGTTATTAGAACTGTCAAATGGAGAGAACCAGGGAACATCAACGCTTTATACTcttaaaaatgataaatggGTGCCTCCTACACACTCTCAATCGGATCTTACCAAGGCGCTCGATCAGGAGAACTGTATGCGAAACAATACTGTTGTAGTAGATCTATCTAAAAAGAGGGATAAGTATTGTTGTGGCATGAATGGGCATAATAAGATTCAAGTCCTCCAGCACCATACCAATGTACCAGATGGATACACTTCATATATGCACCTTAATAATGGGTATGAGAACAACTTTAGCTTCAACATCCATAGATTCAAAGATGGTGAGGAACACATGTGGCCGGGTTCtataaacaaaataaaAAGTGTATATGCCTACTTCTGTAAGGGTGATGGTCAGATTATGCCGTTATTACTATATGTAAACAAAGGATCAGGGTATGGAAAATGGTTTAAGAGGACTTCTGGAAGTAATAGTTGGATAGACACAGATCTGAGTTCCCTGCAAAGTCATACACCAAATTCTCCTAGCATAACTAAACCTATTGAAATCATACTCCGCGAAATTTGCAAGGAACTTAAAATTGGATGTCAACATGCTCCTGAAGGTAATACTGCCGGAGGTGAACCTCCTGTATCCTCTCAAAGTACAGGTTCTGGTAGTTCTACTGGTTCCGGAGGTAATAGTGGAGGATCTGGATCTCCTGAAGCTCAGCCAGAGGAAGTAATACCTAAGAAGCCTGTGGAAGATGTAACTACTCATTCTGGAGGTGGTGGAGCCAAAGCTGGAGGACCTAATGGTGGTACTGATGAAGCTAATAGACAAGATACTGCTGGTGATGGACAAGGCCCTGAAGGAGCCTCTGCTACAGGATCAAAAAATGGAAGCTTCATAGAGAGAGCAACTGACTTCTTGAAATCACAAGATGGTATAATTACCGCATCAGTTACCTCTGTAATTACGACAGGCGGGATAGGTGGAATTACATACAGCTGCCTAAAACGGAGAAAGTTATAG
- a CDS encoding hypothetical protein (encoded by transcript BEWA_015730A), with amino-acid sequence MPKVEYLEKSRPILHRALEKRSTLELLSRDFCTVSDLVSKIQEPIDLECVPDYAPKAVNIVLQFRELCKEGALARHRRDHEEHVNQRGDDTGGNEDVAEKIHDGITEPTGCSVNDYAYNMGQSVYIAGDPTGSIYVLADELDIDIIGNTFILLHTALNVMNGRIVLQILRDTKFIKCSDSIKEFANAENISEKYKFEIRSKIL; translated from the coding sequence ATGCCAAAAGTTGAGTATTTGGAAAAGTCTCGTCCCATCTTACACAGGGCTCTGGAGAAAAGGAGTACCCTCGAGTTACTCTCCAGGGATTTTTGCACCGTGTCTGACCTTGTCTCAAAGATTCAAGAGCCAATAGACCTGGAATGTGTCCCAGACTACGCTCCAAAGGCTGTGAATATCGTGTTACAGTTTAGGGAACTCTGCAAAGAGGGAGCTCTAGCGAGACATAGACGAGACCATGAGGAACATGTAAACCAGCGCGGTGATGATACGGGTGGGAATGAAGATGTTGCAGAAAAAATCCATGATGGAATCACTGAACCTACCGGGTGTTCCGTGAACGACTACGCATATAACATGGGACAATCAGTCTACATAGCTGGTGATCCTACTGGGTCGATTTATGTTCTTGCAGATGAACTAGATATTGACATTATTGGAAACACGTTTATTCTCCTTCATACTGCTCTGAATGTAATGAATGGGAGGATTGTGCTCCAGATTCTAAGAGATACaaagtttataaaatgCTCAGACTCCATCAAGGAGTTTGCGAATGCTGAGAATATATCGGAAAAATACAAGTTTGAAATTCGGTCAAAGATATTGTAA
- a CDS encoding hypothetical protein (encoded by transcript BEWA_015740A) → MSATAHIQNKRSKGETGGSEEICIKDNDASLKNLYSDLRNSCYRTRNHKNTTRPRLIKSLKYGSEELKDEGGSLLISKHTGIRVVSVYYSETYDNNPQVINKPLLLRLVIRDNGTHQWYENTGEKSNTKWKKIQKHPFYQGNKATDALKKKLNELTCRFYNRHFLDIYEAGSYKCACNNTVNVSKEDIRGVAGYTKYTHSYEAKPNSVRYDNTVLILKDDNIPIPLDDEIIKNLTIHYWDEDTKHRKKPLLMEVAVGFFGNGLVPLANDGEENNKNWSMIKSADGGYLSKLSQTELPLILQGQKCKLFRPAKIDVSACDTREYENVECKNKKCRKDCPKNIKVDKYHLETLKNYTAKAHTYTNGGDNKTFTVTGFTDGPSKTNIPAELPIWDVTGVIVFFLQCPKDPNDKAGKTPLLIYVKSKSGTQETHKWYKNEGGNSWTVEGRLGSNDPQTASRNGLEDILDKIKSTLGLSCPGDIKIVEKQQEEAKTLTQQIQKSQPESLTTPVGSSQGSTGSASQHEGVSKTSGSGIAELVGHIDELLKTVSPLIKLGSDGSALVGLIASNAALRLANTALASESAHAVVAKSDKGEISTSDAGDSVGKNDEGGHLDARTDSHEQTQDNVVQPSVDSPNKSPLDAPQERPNSSEQANTKGDVGKPRVGEDHASTPAAISLDSDSSGSGKSNPDLKIVVGVPTGILVTSALACFAGWKLYNRFKGDPWVRQI, encoded by the coding sequence ATGTCTGCTACTGCACACATACAGAATAAACGGTCAAAAGGAGAGACAGGTGGAAGTGAAGAAATATGTATAAAGGATAATGATGCATCgttgaagaatctctacAGCGATCTTAGGAACTCATGTTACAGAACGCGTAATCATAAGAATACAACACGCCCACGGCTTATAAAAAGTCTTAAATATGGTAGTGAAGAACTTAAAGATGAGGGTGGGTCTTTACTCATCAGTAAACATACTGGGATAAGAGTGGTATCCGTATACTACAGTGAAACTTATGACAATAACCCACAAGTAATAAATAAGCCTCTCTTACTCAGACTTGTAATCAGAGACAATGGAACCCATCAGTGGTATGAGAACACTGGGGAAAAATCTAATActaaatggaagaagatacaAAAGCATCCGTTTTATCAGGGAAATAAAGCAACAGATGCACTTAAAAAGAAACTCAATGAGCTCACATGTAGATTCTATAATCGTCATTTCCTCGATATTTACGAGGCAGGGTCCTataaatgtgcatgcaaTAATACCGTTAATGTTtctaaagaagatattcGTGGTGTTGCTGGATACACTAAATACACACATTCGTACGAAGCTAAGCCCAACTCCGTTAGGTATGACAATACTGTTCTTATATTAAAAGATGATAACATACCCATTCCACTCGATGATGAGATCATTAAAAATCTCACAATACATTACTGGGATGAAGATACGAAACATAGAAAGAAACCCCTGCTTATGGAAGTTGCTGTAGGGTTCTTTGGTAACGGTCTAGTACCTCTTGCTAATGATGGAGAGGAAAACAACAAGAACTGGAGTATGATAAAATCTGCAGATGGTGGTTATTTGTCAAAACTTTCTCAAACTGAACTTCCACTCATACTTCAAGGACAAAAATGTAAACTTTTCAGACCAGCAAAGATAGATGTCTCAGCCTGTGACACTAGAGAGTATGAAAACGTggaatgtaaaaataaaaaatgtagGAAAGATTGCCCTaagaatataaaggttGATAAATACCATTTAGAAACTTTAAAAAACTATACCGCTAAAGCGCACACCTATACTAATGGAGGAGATAATAAGACTTTTACCGTAACTGGTTTCACCGATGGCCCTTCCAAGACTAACATTCCGGCAGAACTTCCAATATGGGATGTTACGGGGGTAATAGTCTTCTTTCTGCAATGTCCGAAAGATCCTAATGATAAGGCTGGCAAAACACCTCTCCTGATCTATGTTAAGAGTAAGAGTGGAACTCAAGAGACTCACAagtggtacaagaatgagggTGGAAATAGCTGGACAGTGGAAGGTAGACTAGGAAGCAATGATCCACAGACAGCTTCTAGAAATGGTCTTGAGGATATCCTGGATAAGATTAAGAGTACGTTGGGACTTAGTTGTCCAGGCGATATCAAGATTGTGGAAAAGCAACAAGAAGAGGCTAAAACACTAACCCAACAAATACAAAAAAGTCAACCTGAATCTCTTACTACACCTGTAGGATCCTCTCAAGGTAGTACAGGCTCTGCATCTCAGCATGAAGGTGTCTCTAAAACTTCAGGCTCAGGTATAGCTGAATTAGTAGGCCATATTGATGAACTATTGAAAACAGTTAGTCCTCTTATAAAGCTTGGATCAGATGGATCGGCTCTAGTTGGACTGATCGCTTCAAATGCGGCTCTTCGCCTGGCTAATACTGCTCTTGCTAGTGAATCTGCTCATGCCGTTGTTGCAAAGAGTGATAAAGGAGAAATTAGTACTAGTGATGCTGGTGATAGTGTTGgtaaaaatgatgaaggTGGACATCTTGATGCTAGAACTGACTCTCATGAACAAACACAAGATAATGTTGTTCAACCTTCTGTTGACTCACCTAACAAATCTCCTTTAGATGCTCCTCAAGAACGTCCTAACTCATCTGAACAAGCTAATACTAAAGGTGATGTTGGTAAACCCAGAGTTGGTGAAGATCATGCTTCTACTCCTGCTGCTATATCCTTAGATTCTGACTCTTCTGGTTCTGGCAAGTCTAATCCTGATCTAAAGATTGTAGTTGGAGTACCTACGGGCATTCTTGTTACTTCcgccttggcttgttttgctggatggaaactttataaccgctttaaaggagacccttgggttagacagatttag